From the genome of Papaver somniferum cultivar HN1 chromosome 2, ASM357369v1, whole genome shotgun sequence, one region includes:
- the LOC113349887 gene encoding receptor like protein 29-like has product MAYISMIPHLTLLLLFITTFSYSETPLSDDETLLLLSPNEQESAYRVLESVNSDINWRSIFPDDLCNSGPHGLVCDYFFDEDSNNGSVHITELSFGYVSEYSSNPPCSFNSTFSPSLTNFSQLKKLFFYKCFNDEEISIPGYFSNLTSTLQELVFIENPSLFGTLNGKLSTLTSLRRLVITGTQISGKIPDEIGGLLELEQITISRNKLTGEVPGSVGKLKKLKVVDLSYNGFQGVLPESIGNITNLVKLDIGFNQFNGRIPESLVGLQKLEFMDLSWNQFGNYGVPLFLSEMKSLRELYLNGNKLGGQIPEIWENLDGILGLGLSGLGLVGKIPSSMGKCLKNISFLSLDNNILEGSVPEEFELLESIHELNLENNKLSGRVKLSGKIQGRIKLRGNNGLCVDSEEVTSSYVKSNKGSGFIKLCNKPDRNAYVLLSGSSLLSPYSHVFVFLVYFVFYY; this is encoded by the coding sequence ATGGCTTACATCTCCATGATTCCTCATCTTACCCTACTTCTTCTTTTCATAACCACTTTCTCTTATTCTGAAACCCCACTCTCTGATGACGAAACACTACTTCTTCTAAGTCCAAATGAACAAGAATCGGCTTACCGAGTTCTTGAATCGGTTAACTCTGATATTAACTGGCGATCTATCTTCCCTGATGATCTCTGTAACTCAGGTCCTCATGGTCTCGTCTGTGACTATTTCTTTGATGAAGACAGTAACAATGGTTCAGTTCATATTACAGAACTAAGTTTTGGGTATGTATCAGAATACTCTTCAAACCCTCCTTGTAGTTTCAACTCAACATTTTCTCCTTCACTCACTAATTTCTCTCAACTCAAAAAGCTTTTCTTCTACAAATGTTTCAATGATGAAGAGATTTCCATTCCTGGGTATTTCTCAAATTTGACTTCTACTTTACAAGAACTGGTATTCATTGAAAACCCATCTCTGTTTGGTACTCTAAATGGTAAACTCAGTACTTTAACAAGCTTGAGAAGATTGGTCATAACTGGAACTCAAATTTCTGGAAAAATCCCAGATGAAATAGGTGGTTTACTTGAGCTTGAACAGATTACGATTTCAAGAAACAAGTTGACTGGTGAAGTTCCAGGGAGTGTTGGAAAGTTGAAGAAACTTAAAGTTGTTGATCTTAGTTATAATGGGTTTCAAGGAGTTTTACCAGAATCAATCGGAAATATCACAAACCTGGTTAAACTTGATATTGGCTTTAATCAGTTTAATGGAAGGATTCCTGAAAGTTTAGTGGGTTTACAGAAATTGGAATTTATGGATTTAAGTTGGAACCAGTTTGGTAATTACGGGGTTCCATTGTTCTTATCAGAGATGAAGAGTTTAAGGGAGTTGTACTTGAATGGAAACAAACTAGGAGGACAGATACCAGAGATTTGGGAAAATTTGGATGGTATTTTAGGGTTGGGTTTATCTGGATTAGGCTTAGTTGGTAAAATTCCTTCTTCAATGGGGAAATGTTTGAAGAATATAAGTTTTTTAAGTCTTGATAATAACATCCTTGAAGGTAGTGTACCTGAAGAGTTTGAGTTGttggaatcaattcatgaattgaATTTAGAGAATAACAAGTTAAGTGGAAGAGTTAAATTGTCTGGTAAAATTCAAGGAAGAATTAAGTTAAGAGGGAATAATGGACTATGTGTTGATTCAGAAGAGGTGACAAGTTCCTATGTTAAAAGTAACAAGGGTTCAGGGTTtatcaagttatgcaacaaacCGGATCGTAATGCTTATGTTCTCTTATCTGGGTCTTCTTTACTTTCACCATATTCTCATGTTTTTGTCTTCTTAGTTTACTTTGTTTTCTACTACTAG
- the LOC113349888 gene encoding CRIB domain-containing protein RIC5-like translates to MTTKMKGLLKGLRYISQIFEKEDEEEEEEEMQIGFPTDVKHVAHIGWDGPAVSSPSWMNEFKGTPEAASNPLNPVKQKERSASKSPSQDYSTSGDSSARNGPDLPKPSRRRNSKSDASSFDSSTQEGSVPKQSSRRQKSNSVDSSESTKSSRRNKSSSSSATNGIDSSASSRDPTTIPKQTKKKKSKGSSGDGSTKMRSKDSDTNTNETYPPIGFE, encoded by the exons ATGACCACGAAGATGAAAGGCCTGTTGAAGGGCCTGCGGTACATTTCACAAATTTTCG aaaaagaagatgaagaagaagaggaggaagaaatgCAAATCGGTTTCCCCACAGACGTAAAACATGTGGCACATATAGGATGGGACGGTCCTGCTGTTTCTTCTCCCAGCTGG ATGAATGAGTTTAAGGGGACACCTGAAGCTGCCTCAAATCCGTTAAATCCAGTTAAGCAAAAGGAACGATCTGCTTCAAAATCACCTTCTCAAG ATTATAGTACTTCTGGTGACTCTTCGGCTCGAAACGGCCCCGACCTTCCAAAACCATCAAGACGTCGAAACTCAAAAAGCGACGCGTCCTCGTTCGATTCCTCTACACAAGAAGGTAGTGTACCGAAGCAATCATCGAGGCGTCAAAAATCAAACAGTGTTGATTCATCTGAGAGTACTAAATCATCAAGGCGAAACAAGAGTTCGAGTTCAAGTGCAACCAACGGAATCGATTCATCAGCCTCTTCACGAGACCCAACAACAATCCCTAAACAAACTAAAAAGAAGAAATCGAAAGGCTCATCCGGCGATGGATCAACAAAAATGAGGTCTAAAGATTCAGATACTAACACTAATGAAACTTATCCTCCTATAGGatttgaataa